The Elaeis guineensis isolate ETL-2024a chromosome 11, EG11, whole genome shotgun sequence genomic interval gagtaacgacctgccggtggatcctgtccccttgtagaagctcgtctgggatccggccacgaagaagctcggctgaagtctacctgtaatagaagttcgaaagaaatttgtttacagtagaggctcgaacggAATTCGCTTACAACAGATATCCGGGGTAGACTgcctgcggtagaagttcggagcagacTGCTTGTGGTAGAAATTCGTCcgggatccggctcccgtaggagcctggataAAATCCAAAAGGCAGTCGACCGCTGTGAAAACTTGGATGGAACCTGGCTACTACAGAAGCCCTGTTGTTGGGGAAGCTCGGACGTCGACGGAGCCCGAAAGGAgtccggagtaaagtcgatcgtgactggCAGAAGTCcgaaagagattcgaagaatagttgattgctgtagaagatcggctgataatgaagcccggagagcctttggggcggcccggtaggtggtggagaagctcattgtcggagaagtccggacaatattatggaagctcagacggtcgagggggttcagagagacgccacataaggtcggaagccgaaaaagtcctggaagggtcggtcttttacaaacttcgaccggggggtattttatacccaacaacttcCATTGAATAACTTATCAAAATAACTTCTCCACCTCTGTTTGATCTCATCCTCAGCCAAAAAGTTTTGGTGGTTTTTCTCCATTCCACATTAATAGTAAATTTATGCAATATAAAAGGTTGGCATTATCAAATCTAAGAGAAGATGGTTGTGATAAATGCTTTCCACAAATAATGCTGATTACTTCTGCATAGAAggtttaaattgattaaataAGCAAAAGAAACATGTGTCCATTCTTCAACCTATCAGTAAAATAAACTCCTTCAAACTCTATTGTAATTTCTAAAATAGGCCCATTGTAATCCCACATGTCCATGGAACAAAGTTCCACGTTGAAACAATGGGTGAGAATGGATTTGTATTCTATTCAACACTGAtcctaatttttaattattcttaATATGGACCTTAAAATGCTAGTCTTGGTAGACCTTCTACCCAATTAGATACTTGCTTGTTCAAGCACCTCTAAGTCAAGACTAACCCATCCTAATTAGACCTTGAAAGTGCATTTCTCAATGCCAAAAGGCACCAATCAGAAAAATGCCCCTTGTTGTCAAACATTATCCTTTCCACACAATTTGCTCTTGAAaataaacaaattaaaaaaaaaaaaggtgtacCGCATTCTTATAACAAAAATATTGGTCATATATGGCCTTATAGAAAATGTCATGGAAACATATTTTTCTGCTCAATATTTGGAAATATCTGTCCACAACGGTACTTAATCAAAGTAATTTCTACTAAACAAATATTTCTTTGTATAAATCTATTGGTCTGATAAACAAATAATCCTCCTAAAGTAATGATTTAGATGATACTTCATGGCTAATATCTGCCAGAGCCACAACAGTTACCATGAAAAAGCATTATAAATTGGAAAAGGAACTCACCCTGAGAATGTCTGCTACACCTTCAGGATAGAACTCTCTATGTCGTGCTGTTCCAGGAAGAGGATCTCCCTCGTCATTCTGCTCAACTTTTTCACTTTCATCCCCACTTCCTTTGTCCGGCAAAAGCATGTCGGTGAAGGCCCCCATCTCATGTAATTTCTTACAAGCAGCCAAACAAACAGCCTGCACAATAGAAAATGATGACAGTTCATATCTTTATATGAATATAACCTATATATATTATAACACAaccatatattaaataaattacacCAAGCAAGACCTGTTGTGCAAGGCGCATGGAACTGCAAATGGGACCTTCAAGCTTTTCAAATGGAGCATTGCAAGGAAGCTGAAGCTTGCAGGAATACTCAGTCGAGCCACCTGGCCTCTCATGCCGTTCCATGATAAACTCCGGACGAAGTATTGAATATCTAATTTAAGAAAATGCAAGAGGTTTGATAATTAAAAAAGCTATAACTCTAAATATATTGAAGAAAATCTAAATCAGTGGATCCTACAGAAACAATTAGAACCTGTCGCTTGGTAGTTGAGAACAATAAAAATGGATGAGTCCAACAGCAGAATTCAAGCTCACAACAGCACCAGTTGATTCCACCTGGTACATGGAACCGGTTGATGTATCGGCTGTAGCTAACCTTGGAGTACCCTTAAGATGACTGAGATCAGTTCGTTCTATGGCTTCTTTTCTCAATGTTTCTTCACTATTGCGAGCATTCCTCAAAAATGTTTCATGTGACACATTCCCCCTGGCGTAAAGTTAATAAAGGTTCAGAAAATCTGCCCTAACCTAATCTCAAGGTGCGTATAAGAAAAAAGTCATTGTATCTTTGATTTAATCCATGTTATGCACCTCTCAAGCATCAATATGTAGTCAGATCCAGGCTTCCTTGCACGACCTCTAGACTGGATATAGGCCAAAACAGTTTTTGCAAGGTCAAAGCGAATGACAACATTGCACTGCCGAATATCAAGTCCTTCCTCAGCAACACTTGTAGCTACTAATAAAGTGACCTGCAAATCAGATACATAACCATATCAACTCATATCCAGCTTCTAAGAAAGAATGTTCTGCATCAACTAAATTTTAGGTGTTTTATTTTgcacttttttttgtttttttttttgggggtggggaggggggatTAAGATAAAATACTGGAAGACAAGCATACTCGGCCATCGCGAAATTTCGCAATTGTGTCCTGCATTTGGCATGAGCGCATTTCCTGGTTATTGTTGTGTCCAATCAAGCTTGCGCACTTGATAAAACTGAGAGATGGAAGCTCCGAGAACACCTGTATATGTGCAGTAAATTATATCAAAAAAGTCAGGCAATATCTCAGTTTTCTATTTTTTCCCTTTGTAAAGATTCTATAAATGCATGGAAAATAAATATTGACCTTGGGAAGAACCAATGCAGCAACAACTCGCTCCACAAAAATGATCGCACGGAAATCCTCTGTGTGTTGGTACTTCAGAAGTATTTTAATCAATGCCTGCACTTTAGGAGTAACTTTCCCATCTGCGACAGCAGCTCCTATTATAACATCTACATGCTCGCCACCAGAGACAGCTGTGCAACAGATAGTATATCATAATACGAACAAAGTCAGATTTTTAATCATTGTAAACCATAAGTatttcaaaagaaagaaaattgaaccTGTCCCAACTCTGATGGAAGAATATGAAATAAAAGTTAACAAGTAATACTATTTAAGCAAAATATGACAATGGAACTTACAaacaatcaaatctgatttactGAATTTTCATACCAAACCTAACTAAAAGGAGCtccggaaaaagaaaaaaaaaatgcatccaAGACCCAAAACTATGTCCGGTAGCTATATTACAGATTCTTTTTTCCCCCAATTTGTGTTTCAACCAGATGTCGGCAATTATAATCTGTTATGTGTCACAAAGCATAGAGAACCTGGTATAAAATGTAAACATCAGCAAGGAGTAAAAGTACGCAGAACATTATACTTTACAACGAGATCTTCCATGACCCTCTTACAAGTAAAAGTGGATGGTAGTGATAAACCAAGTGCTCATCACAAAACTGATAGACCAACCATGATGCGCATAATCAATCCACATTGCTCATCATAAATATGGCAGATGAGTTATCCTTCAGTGATTTGGAATAAAACAGGTAAACTGGAGCAGATTGGTGGAAAGAAGGGGCTGTTAACAACGTAAACTGACCATCATGCAACTCATATGCTGTAGAACTGCTTTACAAATCCACAAGATGGTGAGGAAGGATGTTACAAAAGATCAAATGACTGTAACCAACAAGCTTGGCAGTAATGCATAGTTCAAAGACAAAGGCAACTCAAAATCAGATAAAGGCTCTGCAGAATGAAATGTATGAGGTCAGATCAGATTGTGGCATCCTACTGAACAGGCAAAGAATATTTTACTTGCAAAGTAAATCCTACAGCTTGGTCCACTTCTGCCAACAATTACACAGGTTGGTTGATGATGGATGGTGGAATCTTAAAAAGCTCTCCAGTACGCTCTGCAGACTGTACAGGCAGTCAATTTATCAAGAATGATCAGTGGTGCTGAATTGCACACAGAAGTTTTGGATTTGATAAAAGACTCAAGGTGAAGTTTGAACACAGAATCTGATACCATAAATTTTTGGAGTTAATGTTGGAGTTAACACAATATTTGTCTGATGGAAGCAACAACAATATATTATACACTTTCAATTAGAATAAAGCACATCCTCGAAACAGACACATACAATGCATGGCAATACCATGGATGTATGAGCAGTAAACTAAACgtttctataatattttttctgCAACAAGTCACAAGATCAAGAGCCACCATTAAAAAATTAACTTTTCTAACTGAATAGAAAAAATCAGCAGAGTTAAATCCAAGGAATTAGGCAAACTGTATGCCTTAAACTTTATATAAGCATATGGCAGTACTGACCATGACTGTTTGGCAACTCTCCCTCCTCAATCTCATCTGTGCTTTGAGCATCATTATTATGCGCATCTGCACTTTTTGTATCACTGTCGGTGGCAGCTCCCTCAGTCAACTGGCATAGCAATAAAGCAACAACCTTCTTAAGATATGATTCTTGAAACTTGACATCAAGCTGGTAGTTTGCCCTTTCATCATTCTGCAAGGCCGTCAAAAAGGAAAGGGCAACCTGGGAAAAGAAGGAAAACCAGCTGCTAAACATGATTGCATTAAAATTATATGCAAGCACAAGTAGTAGGTTATTTTGCAAATAAAATACCTTATATGCACACCACTGTCCCAGTTCACCTAAAGCATAATTTATAGCCCTCAACTTCTGAATTAAATTGGCAGCACCATCACTCTCTGTTCTTTCCGAAACACCATAGACTAGGCGCAATTCTTCTTTTGATCCAGCATCCCTGGCTCCCATAAACTGCCACTTGCTTCTCCGAGAACTGGAATGTGCAGCTTCTTCAACTGCAACTTCCATCTGTTTTATTTGTTCATGAAGGGACCACAAGGTAGCTGCTTTATCATATTGCACCACTATTTCCAAGGGCATTGGGACATGCTTCTCCAGCTCCCTTCGATCTTTTACTGTACAGACGATGGAATCTAATTTGCTTTCAAGATTCCGAATCTTGATAGCACAGTCCTCCTGACTAGAAACACCTGCATGGAAAAATTAGTGACATTTCAAAAAGGTCAGACGTAATGGGATATATAGAGATGCAATGACAGATAGGAAGAAATACTTGACAATGAAGAAGATAAACAgagaaaattgaaatataaaaaaCAAACCAGAAAAAGATCATACCCTTTAAGTTGACAGGAGAAGCTGTCATACCGAAGACAGATGGCCTTTTATCCTTCAGAGTAGTATGATAGAATTCTGACATAACTAAAGAATATGGGTGTTTCTTTACAGCATGATGGCACTCATCCAAAATTAGAAGATGAATAGCTTCCATCTTAATTATGCTGTGCCTGAGAATGTTCAACAAAATTTGAGCTGTCATAACCAGTACCTGCAATGGAAGTACTCAATTTTAATATAACATGAAGATTCTGGTGCTAACAGTATGGTCTATTTGACAtcagaattttaaattatttaattatttttatggcACTTAAATGAAGATGTAAAAACAAAGTCACTTGCCTCATTATAGTCCGCATTGCACATTAAATACCAATTATGAACAATTTCAGTAAAAGGCATTCAAACATTGCATGTGCAAGCTCAACAAAGGAATGGCaggaaaaaaaatatggaaacaTTTGGAGGTTTTACAAACTATAACCGAAGAAACAATGGAAGGAAATGAAATCCCATATCTCCAATGAAATAATGTATTTGCTACTCAACAAACAATATGCAAGATATATACAGATCATGCAATTGACATTTTGAATctttcatatcttttcttttctcggaTTACAAACATGTATCCACAGCTGAAAATGCACTTAAGTATAAACAATTGACATCAGCCTATATGAAATTGTTGTGCAGTCCCATGTAAGCCTCACATATAAATGATATGCACATTCAGCTGCATTATTTATGCATTAAATGATCACAAGCTGCTTACATCTAAATATAAAACTGTTCACAGTTTCCATCATTACATGTGGACAATCACTGATGGCTGATCTAGATATAAAATCTCACAAACCCTTTCCAACTCGTAGGTGTGCATGGTACGATAGCTGCCCTCCGATGTGTGTGTATCAAAGTGTAATTGATACTGATCTGAAATAACATGACTTTCCATCGTGAAGAATACATTAGCTCAAAGCGAACCCCCTGCCTCCCCACACGCCAGCAACCCCcacagaaaaggaaaaaaaaaagtcctATTTTGTTTGCGAAAACCTAAACACCAAAGCAGAACAATTAAGAGGCATCAATTAAAAGGATCTTTGGTGTCTATCACTTAAAAGGATCCCACTTGAACAGTCTCAAGTAAAAATGATTTCCTTCTGGCTTGGCAGCTATTAAGAGATTATCAGAATCCTCAGCATGAAACCAGTTGATTTCCTTTGAATTTCTGGACACAAGGCATTTTATACCATTACAACATATATTGTGACGTGACCTGCATAATGACTAATATATTTACAATCCTTTTTTCCAAAGTTTTTAGGTGCTTCATTTTTTGcacttttttatctaaaaaaaaaccTTTAATTGACTTTGAAATCCATCTATATTAAGAAGGCTCCATCAAAGAGCAGTTTTGCAAGTTCACCACCTTGAATGTCAACCAATTTGGAGACAGACTATTCCAAGTTTGTGCTACCATTATGTCAAACATCTGTGCAGTATGCGACCCTATACCCTTTTTTCAGGGTTAGATGTTGCAAGAGTTTGACCATGAGAAGGTAAAAATCCAAATCTTGGAAGAAATAGCTGATGTATTTGTATTAATATTTTTAGTGCTATTGGATGCAATTTTAGTGAAAACAGAAATGAACATGAACAAGAGACACTAAGAAGTGATAGGCTTTATTATCTTGAATCTATTACACAAAATAATGGATAGATATATgagaatatatttaataaaattagatcttgtTGGATGAAACAAAGAGGTGTTTCTAGAGTATCATGTGATCTATGCACATTTGGTGCTTTAACGAAAATTTTACAAAATAACAATAAAGCTACCAATGTTGTATGGCCCCAAATGTAGGGCAATAAAGACAGTCCAAGAGATCAGCATGCACTGATTTGGTTTCTGCTGGTCTATAATCTGATACCACTACCTAGCAGCCAATAAATTTAAAGGTTTTGAGCTAGATAATAATATCTCAATGATAATTAGGGATAAAGGAAGCTGGAATGGTAGAATTAAAACTTGTGCACTAGACTTTTCTTTTCATCCTTCCTTATTCAGACCTAATAATGACTATACaccttttctattttattattggtCCAAAGTAGCTAAACTCTGGTTCAAGTAACCTATTAagataagacaaaagataaaccCATGTCAACTTGagaaacctctctctctctccaatttctgtTCATCTCTCTCTCATTTGTCTCTTGAGATTGTAATCAGAGTAACACTAGCTAGGAGGCTGGCCAAAACTAGGGGACTAGCCCACCCTAGAGAACAACTTATTTTCTCTTATCAAACAAGAGAAAAGGCAGGAGAAATAAGAGAGCAAAGAAACGGATAAGAGATCAAGAATGCCTTCCGGATATTCTTGAGAGATAGAAACAGTCTCCCATCATTTTGGATCTTTGAGAAGTTTTCATCCTCTTATTATTTATTCTCTCACAAGTACTCCCTACATCACCTATGCATGAATTTGTGCTGATTGATGGTATGCTTCCCACTACTTCACTCTCAGCTCACAAAAGCCATCAGCAAGCACATGACACTACAGAAGGACCACAAAAGTACATTTCCTCTACATACCAAGTGTTGAAATCATATCCTACCATGAGATGATCAAACCAGGAAGTTAAGATTCTACACTGTACCCATATGGGTGAAGGGCTAGCATAATACAAAGCCTCTGAGGTACCATCTCAAGTACCAGCTGGCACCAGCATGGAGAAATAGGCAACAGTGCCACAAGATATAAAGTGTAtataggcaaaaaaaaaaaaaactctctctaATTACTTTACAAAGAAAAGtccttgaatgataattttttttataaaaaatcaacCAATTACTCCGTGACTGAGAAATCAAATATCGTAACATTAAGCAGAAAGTTGTGTTGAGATCAAAGTTCCCCACAGACACGATGATTTGCAGTCTAAAATATTAAGCAGGTAAcggaaaagagcagtatggcaacaGAAGTACAGGATAGTCCCTATTCCATGGTTTATCAAATCGTTCTATTGAAAAACTTCATGGTAGCATCTGGAAACTGCCCAAAGCTCAGGTGTTAGTGAATGGTTAAATGGATTTCATGCAGAATAACAAAATTTTATCTAAAAGACAGCAACTACTTTTTTTAACAGAACAACATTGTAGACAAAGATGACAGCCTTGCCTGTTTGGATTCAAATTCACGCTGCCACCTCCGAGCATCCCAGAAATCTTGGCCCATCTCACCACAATAATGCCCAACTCTATACCTGGTCCTCTCTCGAATAACTTCTGCTTGCTGTAATGACAATCTTAATTAGCATCAGCATCATCTCAAAAACTAAAGCTCAAAATCCTTTATGACATTTTCCTTACTTCCAAAACAAATGAAAAAGGTTAGTCTTTCATCACCTGGTAAACAAGGGGAACCTTTGGCACCAAGAAAATTGCCAGCATTTTTTTGTTCTCTTTGAGCATCTCGGTGTAGACGCTTTTGATGAGGAGTACTGCGATCAGCGTCTTCCCTGCCCCGGTTTCCAGAAAAGCTATCGTGTTCTTCCTTTTGGCCTGCTCCAGGACATCAAGCTGGTACTGCCTTGCCAGCTCCTCTGCGGGCTTCTCCTTGTTATCTTCCTGTCTCTTCTCAGGGCTCCGCTTCGCCTCCTCCAAGCCATCCTGCTTGGCCTTCTTCGCCTCTCTGTTCGACTCCGCCTCCCATGGCCCCACCCGGAACACCACTTTCCCCGATTTGTCCCTCTCCCAATACCCTctgctctccctctccctccaatCCCTATCTCTGTTATCCCTCCTTTCAGAGCCATCCCGCTCCCTCTTCCTACTCCAGtccccctctctcctcctccgatCACCATCCTCCCAATCACGAGGCCGCCGCCGACACACCGGATCCCTGTACCGCCCCCTCTCCACCATCCGATCGCCAAAACGGGCTCTCTTGCCGTGCCTCCAGTCGCCATTCACCACACCTCCATCTCTCTTCGGTGCCACGCCATCCACACCCTTCTTCTCCTCCCCCGCTCCGACTCGCTCCTCACTCCTACCGCTCTTGGACCCGTTCTCCACCGGTGCCGGCACCCCCCCTCCGCCTTCGGCGGTAACTGAGTCCTCCTTCTGGCCCATTTTCGTCTCGGCAGGCGACGGAGCACTCGGATCGCCATTAACGCTCTCGAGAATCCGATCTATCTCTCCAAGGAAACCATCCTCGCTTCCCATCTGATCGAAGGATGGCAGCATCGAAGGGTCGAAATCGGAGAAGTCGATGCCGGCGAGGCTGTCGTCCTCGCAGGCATCGAACCAGTAGGATGCCGgatcgccgccgccgccgccgccgttgGCCAGGGCGTTCCCAGCGCCCGCCGGCCCGGGCAATGTGGGCTCGCCCCCCATCTTCACTCCCTCAGCACCACAACCACCACCAATAGCACTAGAATTTTATGATCCAACCACTTCAAgacaagagagagagggggggagtgAGAGGCGGTGATATACCGTACAAATCACGCAAATGAGAGAGAGCAGGGGATGCTTTTGTTCTGTTGAGAGATTCGGCGGTGTATCAGcgctactctctctctctttctctatctctTCTTTATATTCCTTTGTTCTCTTTGACTCTTCGGTGTTCGGACAGGACGCGGCGCGGTCGGAGGGGGCGTCCTACTACATGGTGCGAGAGACGACGACGAAGAGAAGGGAAAGAGGGGACGGAGGAGAGATTCTTTTAAGAGTGGGGGCCGAAGAGAGTATAGCCGCAAGCCGGTTAGGTTTATGCCTTTAGGGCGGTTTTACTTCGCACGTGTGCACATGCGGGAGAAGTAGCAGTTCAACTGCCGGGAGGTGGACCGGTCGCTCAGTTTACTTCCATGGTCGGTGGTTCTGATCGCGCTACATGGATCGTTCAGGTGCATCTGATTCTGGATCGTACAATTTGGGGAAACTGATGCCATTATTACAGGAATCTGCGATGGATTGAATTGATATATACACTCTTGTGTTTTAGGTatgctgattttttttcttttttacttttttttggtcTGAATGTGAAATGTGATCCTGGATTACTTTCTTACTTATATTTTAATAGGAGACGTACGTATGAGAAGTATGCTCCTGaattagattatttattttatcGGGTGTCTCAGAAAAGATAGAAATTTTAATATGTGTCTCCATTGCTTTTCTAACTCTGCTGATTACTGATTAATAACATTAAATACAAAGATATTTATTGCTGTTTGGATGCTGGCCCAGTTGAACCGTACTAATTCAATGTGCATAAAAGATTCTCCTGCTGCCTTCTCAGCAAATGGTTTCAAATAGAGTAGTTATAATAGTATCAACGATGAACCGTTGTATACTTTAGTACTGACCATTCAAATAACAAATTAGTGTCTGACTATTATTTATTATAGTGGTATGATACATGGAAATCTTTGctcttatttaaaatttaaatcttgctttagtattttaattttagaataatGCTACGGGAGCTGGTTAAAtgcaaattaaaatattattttccaCATGGCGCGGAAGATTTGGTATCCAAGATTAAATTTCATGCCACTCATGGAGAGTGGATTATTTAGTAGCC includes:
- the LOC105054242 gene encoding endoribonuclease Dicer homolog 1 isoform X1 produces the protein MGGEPTLPGPAGAGNALANGGGGGGDPASYWFDACEDDSLAGIDFSDFDPSMLPSFDQMGSEDGFLGEIDRILESVNGDPSAPSPAETKMGQKEDSVTAEGGGGVPAPVENGSKSGRSEERVGAGEEKKGVDGVAPKRDGGVVNGDWRHGKRARFGDRMVERGRYRDPVCRRRPRDWEDGDRRRREGDWSRKRERDGSERRDNRDRDWRERESRGYWERDKSGKVVFRVGPWEAESNREAKKAKQDGLEEAKRSPEKRQEDNKEKPAEELARQYQLDVLEQAKRKNTIAFLETGAGKTLIAVLLIKSVYTEMLKENKKMLAIFLVPKVPLVYQQAEVIRERTRYRVGHYCGEMGQDFWDARRWQREFESKQVLVMTAQILLNILRHSIIKMEAIHLLILDECHHAVKKHPYSLVMSEFYHTTLKDKRPSVFGMTASPVNLKGVSSQEDCAIKIRNLESKLDSIVCTVKDRRELEKHVPMPLEIVVQYDKAATLWSLHEQIKQMEVAVEEAAHSSSRRSKWQFMGARDAGSKEELRLVYGVSERTESDGAANLIQKLRAINYALGELGQWCAYKVALSFLTALQNDERANYQLDVKFQESYLKKVVALLLCQLTEGAATDSDTKSADAHNNDAQSTDEIEEGELPNSHAVSGGEHVDVIIGAAVADGKVTPKVQALIKILLKYQHTEDFRAIIFVERVVAALVLPKVFSELPSLSFIKCASLIGHNNNQEMRSCQMQDTIAKFRDGRVTLLVATSVAEEGLDIRQCNVVIRFDLAKTVLAYIQSRGRARKPGSDYILMLERGNVSHETFLRNARNSEETLRKEAIERTDLSHLKGTPRLATADTSTGSMYQVESTGAVVSLNSAVGLIHFYCSQLPSDRYSILRPEFIMERHERPGGSTEYSCKLQLPCNAPFEKLEGPICSSMRLAQQAVCLAACKKLHEMGAFTDMLLPDKGSGDESEKVEQNDEGDPLPGTARHREFYPEGVADILRGEWILSGRDGCQNSEMFHLYMYAVKCVNVGTSKDPFLTQVSDFAVLFGSELDAEVLSTTMDLFVARTMITKASLVFQGPIRITETQLVLVKSFHVRLMSIVLDVDVDPSTTPWDPAKAYLFVPVVAEEFLDPVKKIDWDLVEKIVDTDAWKNPLQRARPDVYLGTNERTLGGDRREYGFGKLRHGMAFGQKAHPTYGIRGAVAQFDVVKASGLVPHRDTIVCMDGVYWSQGKLVMADSCIDIKDLVGKIVTAAHSGKRFYVDSVQYDMNAENSFPRKEGYLGPLEYSSYADYYRQKYGVELIHKKQPLIRGRGVSYCKNLLSPRFEHSEAREGESEENLDKTYYVFLPPELCLVHPLPGTLVRGAQRLPSIMRRVESMLLAVQLKDMINYPVPAARILEALTAASCQETFCYERAELLGDAYLKWVVSRFLFLKYPQKHEGQLTRMRQQMVSNMVLYQYALNKRLQFYIQADRFAPSRWAAPGVLPVFDEDTKESESSIFGEECPAAETERQKDFYDDDYEENIREDGEIEGDSSCYRVLSSKTLADVVEALIGVYYVEGGKNAANHLMRWIGIQVEFDPQELPCPKPHNIPESIMRSVDFDALEAALNIQFKDRGLLVEAITHASRPSSGVSCYQRLEFVGDAVLDHLITRHLFFTYTDLPPGRLTDLRAAAVNNENFARVAVKHKLHVHLRHGSSALEAQIRDFVKDVHDELSKPGFNSFGLGDCKAPKVLGDIVESIAGAIFLDNGLDTSIVWGVFQPLLHPMVTPETLPMHPVRELQERCQQQAEGLEYKATRTGNIATVEVFIDGVQMGVAQNPQKKMAQKLAARNALVILKEKEKEKENASKKDTEKNGEKKNGVQIFTRQTLNDICLRRQWPMPQYRCVYEGGPAHAKRFVYAVRVNTSDRGWTDECIGEPMPSVKKAKDSAAVLLLELLNRCYPDSK